A DNA window from Thermoanaerobaculales bacterium contains the following coding sequences:
- a CDS encoding glycosyltransferase family 39 protein: MTTAGEVTLRIRTSIAIAIVALILLGGSALRLYGLTFQSLWLDELFSMVFSRSDLPFKDIVRVYLDDVHPLGYPFLLHLWLLLFGDTDLAGRSLSAALGILGIAVMLLTGRRLISTEAGIYAALLTALNAYHIAYSQEARMYTLVFMLAALSYGALVSLLHQPGWRTAVSYGLVTAAAAHVHYYALVMLLGQVVAAATVLIARRARWRDWLPLLAGSAIVGLAVLPWLGAVRRVLAMDEYWPTPPKPWFFIDYFHAYFGRSLILSLLFGVLLAAVPFLVSRRPGVDRQAGAPPPATVAWLLAASVVVSLAAAFARSVLIVPMLQPRFTIVFLPAILLLIAIALARLRPRPLRALVAAGLTVLSLAGLLRSGYYTEARKEQWREAVDSMLTDPRFDVRTDACLAVLAPGFQYYVDQRSAALRIGEATVEALQGMVDDGPAPPVLWLLVARNQDPAEEFRRLQRQHYLRTDQFVFLKTAVERWELRAQPEPDGGGEATR, encoded by the coding sequence GTGACCACCGCCGGCGAGGTGACTCTGCGGATCCGTACCTCCATCGCGATCGCGATCGTGGCGCTCATCCTGCTCGGCGGCAGCGCACTGCGCCTCTATGGGCTCACGTTTCAGAGCCTCTGGCTGGACGAGCTCTTCTCGATGGTCTTCAGCCGATCCGACCTGCCGTTCAAGGACATCGTCCGCGTGTACCTGGACGACGTTCATCCGCTCGGGTACCCCTTCCTGCTCCATCTCTGGCTGCTGCTGTTCGGCGACACCGACCTCGCGGGCCGGTCGCTGTCGGCCGCCCTCGGCATCCTCGGCATCGCTGTCATGCTCCTGACGGGGCGCCGGCTGATCTCCACCGAGGCCGGCATCTATGCGGCCCTGCTGACGGCGCTCAACGCGTACCACATCGCCTACTCGCAAGAGGCGAGGATGTACACCCTGGTCTTCATGCTCGCAGCGCTGTCCTACGGCGCGCTGGTGAGCTTGCTCCACCAGCCCGGATGGCGCACCGCGGTGTCGTACGGCCTGGTCACGGCGGCGGCGGCTCACGTTCACTACTACGCACTCGTGATGCTGCTGGGGCAGGTGGTCGCCGCCGCGACGGTCCTCATCGCCCGCCGCGCGCGTTGGCGTGACTGGCTGCCGCTGCTGGCGGGGAGCGCGATCGTCGGGCTCGCCGTGCTGCCCTGGCTGGGTGCGGTTCGGCGGGTGCTGGCGATGGACGAGTACTGGCCGACGCCGCCGAAGCCCTGGTTCTTCATCGATTACTTCCACGCCTACTTCGGCCGCAGCCTCATTCTCAGCCTCCTGTTCGGCGTCCTGCTGGCAGCCGTCCCGTTTCTCGTGTCGCGTCGTCCCGGCGTCGACCGCCAGGCCGGTGCGCCGCCGCCCGCAACCGTCGCCTGGCTGCTCGCAGCCTCGGTGGTGGTCTCACTCGCTGCGGCCTTTGCCCGATCGGTCCTGATCGTGCCGATGCTGCAGCCACGATTCACCATCGTCTTCCTGCCGGCGATCCTGCTTCTGATCGCGATCGCACTCGCGCGGCTCCGGCCGCGGCCGCTTCGAGCGCTCGTGGCGGCCGGCCTGACGGTCCTGTCGCTTGCCGGCCTGCTGCGCTCTGGCTACTACACCGAGGCGCGCAAGGAGCAGTGGCGCGAGGCCGTGGACAGCATGCTGACGGACCCGCGGTTCGACGTCCGAACCGACGCCTGCCTGGCGGTGCTGGCGCCGGGCTTTCAGTACTACGTCGATCAGCGATCGGCCGCGCTCCGGATCGGTGAGGCGACCGTCGAGGCGCTCCAGGGCATGGTCGATGACGGGCCGGCGCCGCCGGTGCTGTGGCTGCTGGTGGCCAGGAACCAGGATCCGGCAGAGGAGTTTCGGCGGCTGCAGCGCCAGCACTACCTGCGGACCGACCAGTTCGTCTTCCTCAAGACCGCTGTCGAGCGGTGGGAGCTTCGCGCGCAGCCGGAGCCGGATGGCGGCGGGGAGGCGACGAGGTGA
- a CDS encoding ABC transporter ATP-binding protein, giving the protein MTSDLRRGAVSVADVHKWYRVYASPTERVKRVLGRPSRHLEFQALDGVSFAVEPGTALGIVGENGAGKSTLLKLIAGTTRPTAGAVETGGVVAAILELGAAFHSEFSGRDNAVLYGALLGHDRQDMERRLPSIFDFAELGEFINHPIRSYSTGMVMRLAFAVATGVDADVLVVDEALAVGDGYFQKKCVDRIREIHSRGTTILFCSHSMYYVTMFCERALWLASGRLQRIGPAKEVVEAYEEYLLLRDKRRLGHDVPPAQAAPIRKVGRVAAVRLAGRDGEAPLELRSGGTLDLEIEVESTRPEERFHVAVALDTLDGRCLLGVSTAWDGLAPLQGQDRYLVSFTVPALPVASGTFHLSVFLLDESGLAVHDQAVATGAVRVNAPSWTPSLIEVAHHWERR; this is encoded by the coding sequence ATGACTTCTGACCTCCGCCGGGGCGCCGTCAGCGTGGCCGACGTGCACAAGTGGTACCGCGTCTACGCGTCGCCCACCGAGCGCGTCAAGCGGGTGCTCGGGAGGCCGAGCCGGCACCTCGAGTTCCAGGCCCTCGACGGTGTCTCGTTCGCCGTGGAGCCGGGCACGGCGCTGGGCATCGTCGGCGAGAACGGGGCCGGCAAGAGCACGCTGCTCAAGCTGATCGCGGGCACCACGCGGCCGACCGCGGGCGCTGTCGAGACGGGCGGGGTGGTGGCCGCGATCCTCGAGCTCGGCGCGGCCTTCCACTCGGAGTTCTCGGGGCGCGACAACGCCGTCCTGTACGGTGCGCTGCTCGGCCACGACCGCCAGGACATGGAGCGACGGCTGCCGTCGATCTTCGACTTCGCCGAGCTCGGCGAGTTCATCAACCACCCGATCAGGAGCTACTCGACCGGCATGGTGATGCGGCTCGCGTTCGCCGTCGCGACCGGGGTCGACGCGGACGTGCTGGTCGTGGATGAGGCGCTCGCGGTCGGCGACGGCTACTTCCAGAAGAAGTGCGTCGACCGGATCCGGGAGATCCACAGCCGCGGCACCACCATCCTGTTCTGCTCGCACTCGATGTACTACGTGACCATGTTCTGCGAGCGCGCCCTGTGGCTGGCGAGCGGCCGGCTGCAGCGGATCGGTCCGGCCAAGGAGGTGGTGGAGGCCTACGAGGAGTACCTGCTCCTCCGCGACAAACGGCGGCTCGGCCACGATGTCCCCCCGGCGCAGGCGGCGCCGATCCGGAAGGTCGGCCGAGTGGCCGCTGTCCGGCTCGCCGGCCGCGACGGCGAGGCCCCGCTCGAGCTCCGCTCCGGCGGGACGCTCGATCTCGAGATCGAGGTCGAGAGCACGCGCCCCGAGGAGCGCTTCCACGTCGCGGTGGCGCTCGACACCCTGGACGGACGCTGCCTGCTCGGCGTGTCGACGGCGTGGGACGGCCTGGCGCCGCTGCAGGGGCAGGACCGCTATCTGGTCTCCTTCACGGTCCCCGCGCTGCCGGTGGCGTCCGGCACCTTCCACCTCTCGGTCTTCCTGCTCGACGAGAGCGGGCTGGCGGTCCACGACCAGGCGGTCGCTACCGGCGCGGTCCGGGTGAACGCACCGTCATGGACGCCCTCGCTGATCGAGGTGGCGCACCACTGGGAGCGGCGGTGA
- a CDS encoding glycosyltransferase family 4 protein: MTGRRRLTVNYLLEDTALFGGVKIPLHHANLLHRRGHRVRVLSRGPRPDWYPLAAPFTTVPDFEAGSVAEADVHVATFWTTIAPAAALPHGQPVHFCQGFEASYTHNGDQHPAILESYALPLPTFALSPHLAELVHRRFGRPVRVVPPALERMWRQRWRRAPARRPRVVVAHPFEADWKGVATALEAVRRLREDGLELTLVRLSQWSLSEAERSLLEPDEFHCRLAPAEVPALIAGCDLLLAPSWEQEGFGLPVLEAMACGVPVVASRIQAFTGYAAGAAELVPVGDAAAFAGAARAILGDRRRWREMRRAGLGVAAAFSERRVVAIVEDALHWAAGGAWRPS, encoded by the coding sequence GTGACCGGACGGCGGCGGCTCACCGTCAACTACCTCCTCGAGGACACCGCGCTGTTCGGCGGCGTCAAGATCCCCCTGCACCACGCCAACCTCCTCCACCGGCGCGGTCACCGGGTCCGCGTGCTCAGCAGGGGGCCGCGCCCCGACTGGTACCCCCTCGCCGCCCCGTTCACGACCGTCCCTGACTTCGAGGCCGGGTCGGTCGCCGAGGCCGACGTCCACGTCGCCACCTTCTGGACCACGATCGCGCCGGCGGCGGCGCTGCCCCACGGGCAGCCGGTGCACTTCTGCCAGGGTTTCGAGGCCTCGTACACGCACAACGGTGACCAGCACCCGGCGATCCTCGAGTCGTACGCGCTGCCGCTGCCGACATTCGCCCTGTCGCCCCACCTGGCCGAGCTCGTGCACCGCCGCTTCGGCCGTCCGGTCAGGGTCGTGCCGCCGGCGCTGGAGCGGATGTGGCGGCAGCGCTGGCGGCGGGCCCCGGCGCGGCGACCGCGGGTGGTCGTCGCCCACCCCTTCGAGGCCGACTGGAAGGGCGTCGCGACCGCGCTGGAGGCGGTGCGGCGGCTGCGCGAGGACGGGCTCGAGCTGACCCTGGTGCGGCTGTCGCAGTGGTCGCTCAGCGAGGCCGAGCGCTCGCTGCTCGAGCCCGACGAGTTTCACTGCCGGCTCGCCCCCGCCGAGGTGCCGGCGCTGATCGCGGGCTGCGATCTGCTGCTCGCCCCATCCTGGGAGCAGGAGGGCTTCGGCCTGCCGGTGCTCGAGGCGATGGCGTGCGGGGTGCCGGTGGTGGCGTCCCGAATCCAGGCCTTCACCGGCTACGCCGCCGGCGCCGCCGAGCTGGTGCCGGTCGGGGACGCTGCCGCCTTCGCCGGCGCCGCGCGGGCGATTCTCGGCGACCGCCGGCGCTGGCGGGAGATGCGGCGGGCGGGGCTCGGGGTCGCCGCCGCCTTCAGCGAGCGCAGAGTGGTGGCCATCGTCGAGGACGCGCTGCACTGGGCGGCGGGCGGCGCCTGGAGGCCCAGCTGA
- a CDS encoding glycosyltransferase — MAVCHHSSGVLGDCVSSFRSEAHAAAVAPEVVVVEQSENPAEVERIAAIGVDRLEVRPNRGYAAGLNAGIAAARGEILLLANPDTVLRAGSLQRLLVAIGDGFDVVGPQLVWDDSGEILFPPAEDPGLAAELWRTLRCRWQRPWDAGLHATLEGWWRVWTADRAVEVAALRGPLLAATRATVDRLGPLDEGYFLYYEETEWLRRARRRGARLAVAAGARVVHRAGHATARTVGREAIEAASRERFFLRNYGAASRWLLRRCASVPATAGVAAQPVAGPREVPESRADLWLLSTFRHLVPAVGVVGRSALPAAVEHVAEGGPWYAAAATRDSGRWRLRGTWSWGP; from the coding sequence ATCGCGGTCTGCCACCACTCCTCGGGGGTCCTTGGCGATTGCGTCTCGAGCTTCCGGTCCGAGGCGCATGCCGCCGCAGTCGCGCCCGAGGTCGTGGTCGTGGAGCAGTCCGAGAACCCGGCCGAGGTGGAGCGGATCGCGGCGATCGGTGTCGACCGGCTGGAGGTGCGGCCGAACCGGGGGTACGCCGCGGGGCTCAACGCCGGGATCGCCGCGGCGCGCGGCGAGATCCTGCTGCTGGCCAACCCGGACACGGTGCTGCGCGCGGGCAGCCTGCAGCGCCTGCTCGTCGCGATCGGCGACGGCTTCGATGTCGTCGGGCCACAGCTGGTCTGGGATGACAGCGGCGAGATCCTGTTCCCACCGGCCGAGGACCCCGGCCTGGCCGCGGAGCTGTGGCGGACGCTGCGGTGCCGCTGGCAGCGGCCATGGGACGCCGGCCTGCACGCCACGCTCGAGGGCTGGTGGCGGGTGTGGACCGCGGATCGGGCGGTCGAGGTCGCGGCGTTGCGCGGCCCCCTGCTCGCGGCGACGCGGGCGACCGTCGACCGGCTGGGCCCTCTCGACGAGGGCTACTTCCTCTACTACGAGGAGACCGAGTGGCTGCGGCGGGCGCGCCGCCGGGGCGCCCGGCTCGCGGTCGCCGCCGGCGCCCGGGTCGTGCACCGGGCCGGTCACGCCACCGCCCGCACCGTGGGCCGCGAGGCGATCGAGGCGGCGTCGCGCGAGCGCTTCTTCCTCCGCAACTACGGCGCGGCGTCGCGCTGGCTGCTGCGGCGCTGCGCTTCGGTCCCGGCGACCGCCGGTGTCGCCGCGCAGCCGGTGGCGGGCCCGCGCGAGGTGCCGGAGAGCCGTGCGGATCTGTGGCTGCTCTCCACTTTCCGGCACCTGGTGCCGGCGGTCGGCGTGGTCGGCCGGTCAGCCCTGCCGGCTGCCGTCGAGCACGTCGCCGAGGGCGGGCCGTGGTACGCGGCCGCGGCGACACGCGACTCCGGCCGCTGGCGTCTCCGCGGGACCTGGAGCTGGGGGCCTTGA
- a CDS encoding GNAT family N-acetyltransferase translates to MSEPEYTIRAFSPGDEEAVNHGFNEAFGLDRPLDEWAWKFRADPDGRLIMIAEHEGEVLAHYAGVPVRLQIEGRVWNAAQIVDVYSARRARGSFTRRGVWVQTVDAFFDAFGRSGRSPLLFGFPSPRPLRLGVLQLGYDAMEPQPIRYLRRRPPLPPGGIRRRLYRAELARDWEPRLDALWQQVSGQYPVAVVRDAGHAARRLAGRPGVRYHRFLLFPRFSFRAVGFAAFRTDGGRVRWVDLVWDHRHPGALDLASHLSAGLAAQTGAELEELWLNGDDEGRARLARHGFEEAPEPGQLVMVARAFDSGVDLEAMAAKIYVTMGDSDLV, encoded by the coding sequence ATGAGCGAGCCCGAGTACACGATCCGTGCCTTCTCACCGGGCGACGAGGAGGCCGTCAACCATGGCTTCAACGAGGCCTTCGGCCTCGACCGCCCGCTCGACGAGTGGGCCTGGAAGTTCCGGGCTGACCCGGACGGCCGGCTGATCATGATCGCCGAGCATGAGGGCGAGGTGCTCGCCCACTATGCCGGCGTGCCGGTGCGGCTCCAGATCGAGGGTCGCGTGTGGAACGCGGCCCAGATCGTCGACGTGTACTCGGCGCGCAGGGCCCGCGGCAGCTTCACCCGCCGCGGGGTGTGGGTGCAGACCGTCGACGCCTTCTTCGACGCCTTCGGCCGCTCCGGGCGGTCGCCGCTGCTGTTCGGCTTCCCGAGCCCGCGGCCGCTGCGGCTCGGCGTGCTGCAGCTCGGCTACGACGCGATGGAGCCGCAGCCCATCCGCTACCTCCGCCGCCGCCCTCCGTTGCCGCCGGGGGGGATCCGTCGCCGCCTCTACCGGGCCGAGCTGGCGCGCGACTGGGAGCCGCGGCTCGACGCGCTGTGGCAGCAGGTGAGCGGCCAGTACCCGGTGGCGGTGGTGCGCGACGCCGGTCACGCCGCACGCCGTCTCGCGGGGCGCCCGGGCGTGCGCTACCACCGCTTCCTGCTCTTCCCGCGCTTCTCGTTTCGCGCGGTCGGCTTCGCCGCCTTCCGCACCGACGGCGGACGGGTGCGCTGGGTGGACCTGGTGTGGGACCACCGCCACCCCGGCGCCCTTGACCTGGCGAGCCACCTGTCGGCCGGGCTGGCGGCCCAGACCGGTGCCGAGCTCGAGGAGCTGTGGCTCAACGGCGACGACGAGGGCCGGGCCCGGCTCGCCCGGCACGGCTTCGAGGAGGCGCCCGAGCCGGGCCAGCTGGTGATGGTGGCACGCGCCTTCGACTCGGGGGTGGACCTCGAGGCGATGGCCGCGAAGATCTACGTCACGATGGGCGACTCGGACCTGGTGTGA